A window of the Streptococcus sp. 116-D4 genome harbors these coding sequences:
- a CDS encoding SPJ_0845 family protein yields the protein MAVKFTKTDDLDKMFEEFAKLPDLKQVTFPDDKEKNAKAEKKN from the coding sequence ATGGCTGTAAAATTTACAAAAACAGACGATTTGGACAAAATGTTTGAAGAGTTTGCTAAACTCCCTGATTTAAAACAAGTCACTTTCCCTGATGACAAAGAGAAAAATGCCAAAGCAGAAAAGAAAAACTAG
- a CDS encoding permease: MTTFQQLPSSVLQTGAIFLSIIIEALPFVLIGSIFSGLIEVYITPDKVYHFLPRNRWGRIFFGTFVGILFPSCECGIVPIINRFLEKKVPSYTAVPFLVTAPVINPIVLFATYSAFGNSFHIALLRALGSILVAVILGIFLGFFWQEPIQKENRLVCHEHNFSHLSPAKKVFQVFVQAIDEFFDTGRYLVFGCLFASIIQVYVPTRILTSISATPLFAILLLMLLAFLLSLCSEADAFIGASLLSSFGLAPVLAFLVIGPMLDIKNILMMKNYLKARFISHFITIVTLVVLVYSLLIGVIL; encoded by the coding sequence ATGACTACTTTTCAACAACTCCCATCTAGCGTGCTTCAGACTGGGGCTATTTTCCTCTCCATTATCATTGAAGCCCTCCCCTTCGTTCTGATAGGAAGTATTTTCTCAGGGCTGATTGAGGTTTATATCACACCTGACAAGGTTTATCATTTTCTTCCTCGAAATCGTTGGGGGAGAATCTTTTTTGGTACCTTCGTAGGGATACTTTTCCCTTCTTGTGAATGTGGAATCGTCCCCATTATCAATCGTTTTCTGGAAAAGAAGGTTCCTAGTTACACGGCTGTTCCCTTTCTCGTAACAGCGCCTGTTATCAATCCTATTGTTCTCTTTGCGACCTATTCTGCCTTTGGCAACTCCTTCCATATCGCCCTGTTACGAGCTCTGGGTTCCATTCTTGTAGCTGTGATACTTGGGATTTTTCTAGGATTTTTCTGGCAAGAACCGATTCAAAAAGAAAATCGTTTGGTCTGTCATGAGCACAATTTTTCTCACTTAAGCCCTGCAAAAAAAGTTTTTCAGGTCTTTGTGCAAGCAATTGATGAATTTTTTGATACAGGGCGTTATTTGGTATTTGGCTGTCTCTTCGCCTCAATAATACAGGTCTACGTTCCGACACGGATTCTGACCTCCATCAGTGCGACCCCTCTTTTTGCCATCCTGCTCTTGATGCTTTTGGCCTTTCTTCTTTCTCTCTGTAGTGAGGCGGATGCCTTTATCGGAGCTTCTCTTCTCTCGAGTTTCGGCTTAGCACCAGTTTTAGCTTTTCTCGTCATTGGCCCAATGCTGGATATCAAAAATATTCTTATGATGAAAAATTACTTGAAAGCACGATTTATCAGTCACTTCATTACGATTGTGACTCTTGTCGTCTTAGTGTATTCTCTCTTGATTGGAGTCATCCTATGA
- a CDS encoding TIGR03943 family putative permease subunit, with protein sequence MIRFLILAGYFELTIYLHLSGKLNQYINLHYSYLAYISMILSFILAIVQLYIWMKQVKTHSHLNSRLAKVTSTALLAIPIVVGLTFPTVSLDSQTVSAKGYHFPLSEGTNLAIQTSEGTTSQYLKPDTSSYFSKSAYEKEMRTAADKYLSQDNIQITNENYIEVMEAIYDYPDEFEGKTVQFTGFVYNDPSHANSQFLFRFGILHCIADSGVYGLLTKGNTRQYENNTWITAKGKLVNHYHKELKQNLPTLEIDSFTKVDKPENSYVYRAF encoded by the coding sequence ATGATTCGATTTTTAATTTTAGCTGGCTATTTTGAACTGACAATCTACCTCCATCTGTCGGGCAAATTAAACCAGTACATCAACCTGCACTATTCTTATCTGGCCTATATTTCCATGATACTTTCCTTTATTTTGGCAATTGTTCAACTGTATATCTGGATGAAGCAAGTCAAAACCCACAGTCATCTGAACAGTCGATTAGCCAAGGTGACGAGTACTGCTCTTCTGGCCATTCCAATTGTTGTTGGCTTAACTTTCCCAACTGTTAGCTTGGATTCCCAAACCGTTTCAGCTAAAGGCTATCACTTTCCCCTATCGGAAGGCACGAATCTAGCCATTCAGACAAGTGAAGGAACTACAAGCCAATATTTGAAACCAGATACCAGTTCTTATTTTTCAAAATCAGCCTATGAGAAGGAAATGAGAACTGCGGCGGATAAATACTTGTCTCAGGATAACATTCAGATCACTAATGAAAACTATATAGAGGTCATGGAAGCCATCTACGACTATCCAGATGAATTTGAGGGTAAGACAGTCCAGTTCACAGGTTTTGTCTACAATGACCCCAGTCATGCCAATAGTCAATTTTTGTTCCGCTTTGGCATTCTTCACTGCATCGCAGATTCAGGTGTCTATGGTTTGCTGACCAAGGGAAATACCCGTCAGTACGAGAACAATACCTGGATAACAGCCAAAGGAAAACTGGTCAATCACTACCATAAAGAGCTCAAACAAAACCTCCCAACCTTGGAGATCGACAGCTTTACAAAAGTCGATAAACCAGAAAACTCTTATGTGTATCGAGCTTTTTAA
- a CDS encoding type II toxin-antitoxin system death-on-curing family toxin, with product MRIPRKINALAIQRYSPNEKIQTVSPSALNMIVNLPEQFVFGKPLYPTIFDKATILFVQLIKKHVFADANKRTAFFVLVKFLQLNCYHFSVTVEEAINICVTIAVESLTDESLSTYAKWVSEHSFRINGKN from the coding sequence ATCCGAATACCCAGAAAAATAAATGCTTTAGCAATTCAACGGTATTCTCCAAATGAGAAAATTCAAACAGTTAGTCCTTCGGCTCTAAATATGATTGTTAATTTACCAGAACAATTTGTCTTTGGGAAGCCTCTTTATCCAACAATTTTTGATAAAGCAACGATACTATTTGTCCAATTGATAAAGAAGCATGTTTTTGCCGATGCTAATAAACGAACTGCTTTCTTCGTTTTGGTGAAATTTCTACAGTTAAATTGTTATCATTTTTCTGTAACAGTTGAAGAAGCGATAAATATATGTGTAACTATCGCAGTAGAATCCTTAACAGATGAAAGCTTAAGCACTTACGCCAAATGGGTTTCTGAACATTCGTTTAGAATTAATGGAAAAAATTAA
- the merA gene encoding mercury(II) reductase, with translation MNKFKVNISGMTCTGCEKHVESALEKIGAKNIESSYRRGEAVFELSDDIEVESAIKAIADANYHPGEAEEFQSEQKTNLLKKYRLNVEGMTCTGCEEHIAVALENAGAKGIEVDFRRGEALFELPYDVDIDIAKTAITDAQYQPGEAEEIQVQSEKRTDVSLNDEGNYDYDYIIIGSGGAAFSSAIEAVTLNAKVAMIERGTVGGTCVNVGCVPSKTLLRAGEINHLAKNNPFVGLHTSASNVDLAPLVKQKNDLVTEMRNEKYVNLIDDYGFELIKSEAKFVNENTVEVNGNQITAKRFLIATGASSTAPNIPGLDEVDYLTSTSLLELKKVPNRLTVIGSGYIGMELGQLFHNLGSEVTLIQRSERLLKEYDPEISEAITKALTEQGINLVTGATYERVEQDGDIKKVHVEINGKKRIIEAEQLLIATGRKPNTESLNLHAAGVEVGSRGEIVIDDYLKTTNSRIYSAGDVTLGPQFVYVAAYEGGLAARNAIGGLNQKVNLEVVPGVTFTSPSIATVGLTEQQAKEKGYEVKTSVLPLDAVPRALVNRETTGVFKLVADAKTLKVLGAHVVAENAGDVIYAATLAVKFGLTVGDLRETMAPYLTMAEGLKLAVLTFDKDVSKLSCCAG, from the coding sequence ATGAATAAATTTAAGGTAAACATTTCAGGAATGACTTGTACGGGTTGTGAAAAACACGTAGAATCAGCACTTGAAAAGATAGGTGCTAAAAATATTGAGTCTAGTTATCGTCGTGGTGAAGCAGTATTTGAACTGTCCGATGATATTGAGGTTGAAAGTGCAATAAAGGCGATTGCTGACGCAAATTATCACCCGGGCGAAGCAGAAGAATTTCAATCGGAACAAAAGACGAATTTATTGAAAAAATATCGGCTAAACGTTGAAGGAATGACCTGCACTGGTTGTGAAGAACATATTGCGGTTGCTCTTGAAAATGCAGGTGCAAAAGGGATTGAAGTAGACTTTCGTCGCGGAGAAGCACTGTTTGAACTACCGTATGATGTAGACATTGATATCGCGAAAACAGCGATTACTGACGCACAATATCAACCGGGCGAAGCAGAAGAAATACAAGTGCAATCGGAAAAAAGGACAGATGTAAGTTTAAATGATGAAGGTAACTATGATTATGATTATATCATCATCGGTTCTGGTGGAGCTGCCTTTTCATCTGCCATTGAAGCCGTTACTTTGAACGCAAAAGTGGCTATGATTGAGCGTGGAACGGTGGGTGGAACTTGCGTTAATGTCGGATGCGTTCCTTCTAAGACCTTATTAAGAGCAGGGGAAATCAATCATCTAGCAAAAAATAATCCATTTGTGGGATTACACACTTCGGCTTCAAATGTTGATTTAGCGCCATTAGTAAAACAAAAGAATGATTTAGTAACCGAGATGCGAAATGAAAAATATGTGAATTTAATTGATGATTATGGTTTTGAATTAATAAAAAGTGAAGCAAAATTCGTAAATGAAAATACAGTTGAAGTAAATGGCAATCAAATCACAGCCAAAAGATTTTTAATAGCTACAGGTGCTTCTTCAACTGCACCTAATATTCCCGGATTAGATGAAGTAGATTATTTAACAAGCACTAGCTTATTGGAATTAAAGAAGGTTCCAAATCGTCTTACCGTAATTGGTTCAGGATATATCGGCATGGAATTAGGACAACTATTTCATAACCTCGGGTCAGAAGTCACTTTGATTCAAAGAAGCGAGCGTCTATTAAAAGAATACGATCCTGAAATTTCAGAAGCCATTACTAAGGCCTTAACAGAACAGGGAATTAATTTAGTAACAGGTGCAACCTATGAACGAGTTGAGCAAGATGGAGACATTAAAAAAGTTCATGTTGAGATAAATGGTAAAAAGCGAATTATTGAAGCAGAACAATTGCTAATTGCCACTGGAAGAAAACCAAATACAGAATCATTAAACTTACATGCAGCAGGTGTTGAAGTTGGTTCCCGTGGTGAAATTGTCATTGATGATTATCTTAAAACGACCAATTCCCGAATTTATTCAGCTGGAGATGTCACTCTCGGTCCCCAATTTGTTTATGTAGCTGCTTATGAAGGTGGACTTGCTGCTCGTAATGCAATCGGAGGACTAAATCAAAAGGTCAATTTAGAAGTGGTTCCAGGCGTTACGTTTACTTCTCCATCGATTGCAACGGTTGGTTTAACGGAGCAACAGGCAAAAGAAAAAGGATATGAAGTGAAAACATCGGTATTGCCGTTGGATGCTGTTCCAAGAGCGCTCGTTAATCGGGAAACAACAGGTGTTTTCAAATTAGTGGCAGACGCGAAAACATTGAAAGTGTTAGGGGCGCATGTAGTGGCAGAAAACGCAGGAGACGTAATTTATGCAGCAACATTAGCTGTGAAATTCGGTTTAACTGTTGGAGATCTGAGAGAAACGATGGCTCCATATCTAACAATGGCAGAAGGATTGAAGCTGGCTGTCCTAACTTTTGATAAAGATGTTTCGAAATTATCTTGCTGTGCAGGCTAA
- the merR gene encoding Hg(II)-responsive transcriptional regulator — protein MIYRISEFADKCGVNKETIRYYERKNLLQEPHRTEAGYQIYSYDDVKRVGLIKRIQELGFSLSEIYKLLGVVDKDEVRCQDMFEFVSKKQKEVQKQIEDLKRIETMLDDLKQRCPDEKQLHSCPIIDTLT, from the coding sequence ATGATTTATCGCATTAGTGAGTTTGCAGATAAATGTGGAGTTAATAAAGAAACGATCAGATATTACGAGCGAAAAAATTTATTACAAGAACCTCACCGAACGGAAGCTGGTTATCAGATATATTCATATGATGACGTTAAGCGTGTTGGGCTTATTAAACGAATACAGGAACTTGGTTTCTCTTTAAGCGAGATTTATAAATTACTTGGTGTTGTAGATAAAGATGAAGTTCGTTGTCAAGATATGTTCGAATTTGTTTCTAAAAAACAAAAGGAAGTGCAAAAACAAATAGAGGATTTAAAACGAATTGAAACTATGTTAGACGACTTAAAACAACGATGTCCAGATGAAAAGCAATTACATTCGTGTCCAATAATAGACACATTAACATGA